The DNA window ATCTCCATTTGCCAAATAAAAAATATTTGGCAAGGGAGATTGACAAACAGGGGTGCAAGGCCAAGTGTTTGTATCTCCATTTGCCAAATAAAAAATATTTGGCAAGGGAGAGTGACAAACAGGGGTGCAAGGCCAAGTGTTTTTTTAAACTTCGTAAAACTTTTTATTTTAAAAAGTTTAATAAGCGATTAGATGTACAAGTTTTTACTAGCAAAAAAATAGCACAATATCTAAAAACCTTGACTTTGAGGCTCTTTTGGTGTAGAATTATAAATAGCTATTAAACAATTGTTAAAAATTTGCTATGAAGAACAATCTAATACCAAGACCGCCAATTGTAGTTGTTACTGGCCATATTGATCATGGCAAAACAACCCTATTGTCGTATATAAGAAAAAACAAAGCCATTTTAAATGAAAGTGGCAATATTACTCAACATATCAGCGCCTATGAAATAGAAGTTGATGTAGAAAATGAAAAAAGAAAAATAACTTTTTTAGATACTCCGGGACATGAAGCCTTCTCTTCTTTGCGTTCAAGAGGTGCCAAAATAGCCGACATTGCCATTTTAATTATTGCTGCTGATGAAGGTTTTAAACAACAAACAAAAGAAGCCCTTTTTCATATTAAAGCAAACAACATGCCTTTTATTGTGGCTATAAATAAGATAGATAAAAAAGATTCTAATCCAGACAAAGTAAAAAATGAACTTTCTCAAAATGAAATCTTTCTCGAAGGTAGAGGCGGAGATGTTCCTTGTGTAGAGATATCTTCTAAAGATGGGCAAAATATTGATTTATTGTTAGAAATGATTGTTTTAATGTCTGACATGAGAGAAGAAACAGCAAATCAAGATTCTTTTGCCAAAGGATATGTTTTAGAATCAAACATTGATCCTAAAAGAGGCATAGTCAGCACCCTGATCATTACGGACGGAACTATTAGTAAGGGAGATACTATCTATACTACTACAGCAGAGAGTAAGGTTAGAATATTAGAAAATTTTGCTGGACAGTCAGAACCATCACTTAGCTTTTCTTCCCCTGCTTTAGTTATTGGCTTTGATCAACTACCTGAGCCAGGCAGCAAATTTGTTGCTGGCAAAAATATTCCTCAAGAAGAAATAGAAAATATAAAAGAAGAAGCCAAGATCAATTTTTGTAAAAATCAAATAATCGGAGAATACAAAGAAGGCCTGGAGGAAGAAATAATTAATCTAATTGTTAAAACTGATTGCGTAGGCTCTTGCGAAGCACTAATAGAAAGCTTAAAGGTTTTGGCAAAAGAAACCGAGGCGATTTTTAAAATAATTGACAACAGCATTGGAAATGTTTCTGAAAAGGATGTAAAAGCTGCTGAATCAAGCAAAGCTATGATTATTAATTTTAGAGTAAAAGTCGATAGTGAGGTAAAAAATTATATAGAAAGAAATAGTTTAAAAATTATTGAAGGAGAAACAGTTTATAAAATAATCGAACAGCTTGAACAAATTTATTTAAGCAAACAAGAGTTAAAACCAATTCTAAAAGCTAGATTAAAAATTTTAGCTACCTTTAATGATTCAAAAGGGTTCAAGGTTGTTGGCGGAGAGCTTTTTGAAGGGCAAATAAATAACAAAGAAAAGTTTGAAATAAAAAGAGAAGATATTTTAATCGGCACAGGGTCTATCAACGGCATTCAATGCCAAAAACAAAAAGTTCAAACTCTAGGAGCCATAAATGAATGTGGCTTAATGGTCAATTCCAATGAGGAAATTTTAAAGGGAGATATTTTAGAATTTTATCAATAAAAAATATGGACAAAAAAATAAAAACACAATATTCAAGAGCTGAAGAAGTTGGTAAGTTAATTGCTCAATACATCAAAGATAATGACTATCATGATCGCAACACTTTAGTAACAGTAACAGAAGTAAAACTAAATGAAAAACTTGATTTAGCAAAAGTTTTTTTATCTGTTTATCCAGAAGAAAAAATTATACCAGTTTTTTCTAAAATACAAGATGATCGCAGAAGCATCCAAACTTATATAAACAAAAAACTAGCTTGCCGATTTGCACCAAGGATAGAGTTAAATTTAGAGATGTAGTTGAAAAAAAGATATACTTTTGCTATAATTAATATAGCAAATGGTCACGTGGCGAAGTAGCTAACGCTGCGGTCTGCAAAACCGTTATTCGTGGGTGCAATTCCCACCGTGACCTCAAAAAATTAGTATAAAAAAACCAGCTTTTAAAAGCTGGTTTTTTTGATAAGGGAATTTTTAAACCGAGACAATGTTATCTTCAAAAATTACACGCACCATCTCGACCAGAAACTAAGTTACAAGTAACAAAAACAAGACCTTTAGCAAGGACAGCTACAGCAAGACCAACTAAAATAAAAGCTAGTCTTCTTCCGTTTTCCTTTACTTTGTCGTCTTTTCCGCCAGAAGTAACATAGTTTAAGGCAACTACCAAAATAAATATAACTGCTAAAACCAATAACACATAAAAGAACCAGTTAATTAATGTTTGGATAGTTCCAAAGATGTCGGAAGTGTTTTGAATAGGGGTTGGAAGTTCAACTCCTGGACCCATCACTTGCCCAAAAGTAACAGCAGGAGCAACGAGAAAAGCTAGCACCACTAAAGAGATAAATTTTTTCATAATTTTTATTTATTTATTTATTAATTTTTTAAAAGAAAGTACAAAGACTTGAATCACCTGAAATCAAATGGCAAGTAACATAAACAAGACTTTTTGCTAAGATAGCAATGGCGACTCCAATAAGAACAAAGCCCAAATTTTTTGAAGCAACACTAGTTTTTGTGCTATTGCCTCCAGAGATCATATATTGATACCCTACGTTTAATATCATAAAAACAGCTATGGCAATCAAAATAAAGAAAAATCAATTGAGTAAATTATTTATCACCTGGGTGACTGACAAATTAGGAACTTTCATTTGAAGAATGTTTGGGTCAGCCAAAGCCATTCATGGCAAAAAAGCAACAGAAAAACTTAAAAATATTTTTAAAAATTTTTTCATATCTTTTTTTTACGACCTTTTATTTATATAGTTAATTATATACAAAAAACATTAAAAAGTCAATTGTTTTTAAAAAGAACCAAAATCTCAATTGGAGCCACTGCCACCAGGGGAATTAGGAGGTATAAAACTAGAATCTACTGGCACAGATACATTTTCATCAATAGTAATTCCTTCAGTGCCACTAAGAGGTACAAAACCAGCACCATCATTTGTTGGCGGAGATATTTTACCTGGACCACTTACTTCTTCTCATACTGTAGTTGGCTCCCCTGTCAAGACATAATGAGTTAGTGAAATAATGCCTTTTGATAGAAGTATTATAGCAATCCCAATAAGTACGTTAAAAATAACTCTGCCAGCCATAGCTGCTTTTTCTGGCTTCCCTTGGCTAGTCATATAAATATAGCCAGCCCACATTATTACAAAAACTCCCATTGTTATAGCCGCCCACAAAAGAAAACTAAGCACCCGGTCTATTATGTCAAAAATATCGCTAGAATCACCAAGAGGGTTTTCTATTTGGTAGTTTGCGTTTACCCATGAAAAACAAAGTCCAAAAACAAGAACAACAGCTATAAAAGAAAATATTTTTAAATGCTTTTTTTGCATAGTATTAAGTTGAAAATTTTTATTATTAATTGTTAAAAAGTTAAGGGTTTATTGTTGTGGCAGTTGTTGGTGGATGGCAATCAATCTTAAATCAACTCTTCTGTAATAATTCTCCTGAGGGGCCAGTAAGTTTTGGCGCTAAAAGCCAGACCATAGTGTTAATAATAGTTCACGACAAAAGAATAACTAAAATGCCAATCAAGGTTCTTTTAATTAAATTAAAGCCAGCGGCTTTATTTTTACCACTGCCAATATCAGTAATAATTAAAAAACCAGCTCAAAGTATCATAAACATCGCCACATAAACCAAAACAATTTTTATAAATCAATTTATAAGTGTTTGTGCCAAAGCAATCAAGTCACAAATAGTGCAGTCAGGCTGGCCTAAGCTTCTTATTCCACAAGGAACTAGAGCTGCGTAAGCAACTATAGGAACCACTATTAAAATTAAGCTTAAAATAAGAAATTTTTTCATAGTTTAGTAATTAGAAAGAAGAGTTGTTAATCTTTGGTTCAATCTATTGATGGCTTCACGATAATCTCTTGTTGAGTTTCCTTGGTCAATAGCCTCTTTGAATAAGTTATCAACACCTAGATGATTTGGATTATAAAAAGACTTGGCGTTTAAAGTTTGTCTAGCAAAAACACCCAAATCAATGTCGTCATACAAAAAGCTAATCATAGTTCTGTGAGCTGGTGGCAATTTTTTAAGTTGATGTAAATTTTTTAAGTTTGTTTGGTTATTTGCCTGGTTTAAAATTGTTCAAGCAAGATCTTTTTGCTTTGAATGTGCTGAAACTGAAAAACCTCAGAAACGACCAAAGTTTACAATTGGGCTGTTAGCAATATTTGGCATTTCCGAAACACCAAACCTTAAGTTTGGATTTTTTTGTGAAATCATTTCTCTGTCTTTAAAATAACCAATAAACATAGCCAATCTATTTTGAGCAAAGGCATCTAAATCATTACCAAAGGCTCTTGACCAGCCATAAAACTGACTAGTTGGCTGGTAAAAATCACAATAAAAATTTAAAGCATTTTGGCCAGGATTAACAGATTGATTGTTTAAGACAGCATTGTCATTTAAAACAGCCCTAGTTCTTGTTTCGTTGATAATTTGGCCATTTGATTGCATGATCAATAAGCTTAAAATATCTGAAGCATTTTTTATGCTTGAGCTATCGCCCATGCCAATAACAGCTCTTTGCAATCGGTTTTGATTATCTAACTGTCTTAGCCTAGGTATTAAGTTGCGAACATCTGTTCAGGTTCTTGGTCCTGCAGGTATAGCTAGACTGTCAAAAATATTTCTATTGTAATATAAAGCCAAGGTGTCTATTGATAGAGGAGAAATATAAAGATAGTTACTAATAACAGCTTCTTTTTCAATGATAGTTGGAAAATCTCTTTGAATGGTGCCAATGTTATAGCTCTTATTATCTAAATTAAAAGGATAAATAAGCTTTCCAAATTGGCCTAATTGAAAGTTGTTAACCATAAAAATATCAGGACTCTCGTTTCGTATAAAGGCATTAAAAAGTTTTTGTTCATATTCTTCGGGTTTTATTTCCTGGTACTCAAAGGTAACCTGAGTATTTTTTAGTCGAATATTTTTCCCTCCAACATAGGTATTAAATTCTTGCTCTGATAAGTGTGTTCCCCAAACTGTCAAAGTAATATTTCTACCAGTAAATTGTAAAAGATTGGCTCCAAAGGCAAAAACTAAAACAACCAACCCAGCCAAGAAAAAAATACGATATTTTTTAAAAAAGTTTTGTTCCATATTTATTTTTTAATTAATATTAAACCAAAATGTGTATTAGAAGGTTTTAATGTTTCTTTTAAGGTAAATCCATTTTCTTTTGCTAGGATTAACAATTCTTCTTGCTTTATTGGGTAAAGATTTTCATTAAAAGGAATTTTAAAAATTTCTCAATCTATAACCACCAAAAAACCATTCGGTTTTAAGAGTTTTTTTGCTTCCGAGATAAATTTTTTCTTATCTTTTATTTGAAAAAGCATGTTTACAACAGTTACCATATCAAAAGAACTAGCCATGCCTGAGCTAAAATTTTTATTTTCTAGATCAATTACTTTAGTTTCAATCAGATGTCCAACATTGTTATAATTGGCTCTCTCTCTTAAAAAAGACAAAGAAGATTCTTGAATATCAAAAGCTAAAATTTTACCGCTGCCATGAAGTGATTTTGCTAGTTCAATAGTAAAAATGCCAGAGCCACAGCCCAAGTCAGCGATAGACATGGTTTCTCATATCGGCAATTTTTTTATTAATTCTGTTGGGTGTAAAATACCTATCATAAAGAATATTTAATTTGTTTGTATGTATTTTAGTATATAATATTTTTAAGAAATATTCAACAGTAAAGCCCGTTAAAACAAAATGTTTTAACGGGCTTTATCTAAAAGATAGCTATTTCTGAAACTTTGTCATCTTCATCAATTCTCATAACTTTAACGCCCTGGGTGGTTCTACTTAAAATTGGAATATCCACTAGCTCAGTTTTTAAAATCAACCCTTGTTTTGAAACACTGATTAAAATTTGCTCTTCATTCACTAGCCTGCTAGTTACCAAAAGACCAGTTTTAGGAGTTATTTTAAAGGTTTTAATTCCTGTGCCACCTCTTTTTTGGACTCGGTAGTCTTTAACTAAAGTTCTTTTGCCAAAACCAAAGTCACTGATAGAGATAATTGAAGCATTTGTTTTTGCTAATGACTTTGACACAACAATCATACCAACAACTTCATCGTCTTTTGCTAATTTTATGCCAGTAACACCAGAGCTAGCCCTTCCCATAGAACGAACATCTTTTTCAGAAAAAGTAATGGATTGCCCTTGTTTAGTAGTTAAGCAAATTAAATCATCTCCAGTTGAAAAAACTGCTCATTCTAGTAAATCATCCCTTTCTA is part of the Methanofastidiosum sp. genome and encodes:
- a CDS encoding ribosome-binding factor A, with protein sequence MDKKIKTQYSRAEEVGKLIAQYIKDNDYHDRNTLVTVTEVKLNEKLDLAKVFLSVYPEEKIIPVFSKIQDDRRSIQTYINKKLACRFAPRIELNLEM
- a CDS encoding ABC transporter substrate-binding protein; its protein translation is MEQNFFKKYRIFFLAGLVVLVFAFGANLLQFTGRNITLTVWGTHLSEQEFNTYVGGKNIRLKNTQVTFEYQEIKPEEYEQKLFNAFIRNESPDIFMVNNFQLGQFGKLIYPFNLDNKSYNIGTIQRDFPTIIEKEAVISNYLYISPLSIDTLALYYNRNIFDSLAIPAGPRT
- the infB gene encoding translation initiation factor IF-2; the encoded protein is MKNNLIPRPPIVVVTGHIDHGKTTLLSYIRKNKAILNESGNITQHISAYEIEVDVENEKRKITFLDTPGHEAFSSLRSRGAKIADIAILIIAADEGFKQQTKEALFHIKANNMPFIVAINKIDKKDSNPDKVKNELSQNEIFLEGRGGDVPCVEISSKDGQNIDLLLEMIVLMSDMREETANQDSFAKGYVLESNIDPKRGIVSTLIITDGTISKGDTIYTTTAESKVRILENFAGQSEPSLSFSSPALVIGFDQLPEPGSKFVAGKNIPQEEIENIKEEAKINFCKNQIIGEYKEGLEEEIINLIVKTDCVGSCEALIESLKVLAKETEAIFKIIDNSIGNVSEKDVKAAESSKAMIINFRVKVDSEVKNYIERNSLKIIEGETVYKIIEQLEQIYLSKQELKPILKARLKILATFNDSKGFKVVGGELFEGQINNKEKFEIKREDILIGTGSINGIQCQKQKVQTLGAINECGLMVNSNEEILKGDILEFYQ
- a CDS encoding class I SAM-dependent methyltransferase produces the protein MSIADLGCGSGIFTIELAKSLHGSGKILAFDIQESSLSFLRERANYNNVGHLIETKVIDLENKNFSSGMASSFDMVTVVNMLFQIKDKKKFISEAKKLLKPNGFLVVID